In Tepidimicrobium xylanilyticum, the DNA window GGATGGGATAAAGTTTGATAGTCAGAAAGAAGCAGAGTATTATTGCAGGTTAAAACTACTTAAACAAGCTGGAGAAATAAAAGATTTTGGATTACAACCTAGATATGTTTTGCAACCTGGATTTGAAAAAAACGGAGAAAAATTTAAGCCAATAACTTACATTGCTGATTTTGTAATAGTAAACAATGATGGAACAACAGATGTTGTTGACATAAAAGGGGTAGAAACCCAAATATTTAAAATAAAACGAAAATTGTTTGAGTATAAATACCCTGATTTGAGCCTAAAAGTGGTTAAGTAAAAGGGGGATGAAATTGAAAGATGGCTTAATCAATAGAAAAATATATAAAAGAAATTGCATAAGATGGTGAGTTAGGAGGGACAATATGAGAAAAATTGAAGAAATCAGAAGAAATGGACGGTTACAAATAATAGAAGAAGGCATGGATGGAATGATGGGATATATACACCTTCCTATATCAAAACGGCCATTAACATTCGTGTTTAGTTGGAGTGGGGAATGGGAACATGTATCAGTTAGCCATAGAAATAAAATTCCTACTTGGGATGAAATGTGTATGGTAAAGGATATATTTTTTGAAGATGAAGAAGTAGTGGCTCAGTATCATCCACGAAAAAGTGAATATGTGAACATTCATCCTTATACTTTACACTTATGGAGACCTATAAATAAAGAAATTCCAACACCACCCATAGAATTCGTTTAAATAAAGGGAGAGGGGTAGCCATGGAAATAAATAAAAGAATTGCAGAAGCAAAAAAGCAAAACTTAAAAAGGGAATTAGAAAAAAGCATAGATGAACTTATAGATGTGCTAGATAAAGCTGATAGCCTTGATTATTTTACTATAGAGATTAAAAAACATAAGGATAGATTAGATGTAGATTGTATATTAAAGAACAGGAAGAAGGTGTATTGATAGCGAAAAAGAAAGTCGGGGTAAAACCCCCGACTATTTAAATCATTAGCAACAAAAATCCTTGGAGAAAAAGAGTATAAGCAGTAGGAAGAAGAATAACAAAGAATTATCAAAGTCACAATGTCTTCTATGATCTCTGTCTCTACCACCTTCTAAAAAGTCACTCACAATTAACACCACCTTGCTAAATTATTGGGGAGTATGTACTCCTATAATAGAATATGAAATTAGCATATAAGTGTGATTATGTGTACAATAAAGTATTGTAAGCAGGAGGATGAATGGTGCAATAGGAAAATACAGAAATATGAGTAAATAACATAAAAAAACACATGTCAAATATATTAGAAAGATAGGAGGGAAAGCTATTGAGATGAATAATCAGTATTCAAAAACAAAAAAACAAAACCTTAGAAACGAAATGATAGAATATATTGAGGATACTTTAGATGCAGCAGAAAATATGGGAAGCCTTGATTTCTTCACTATAGAGTTGAAAGTTCATAATGGAAGGTTAGATACTAATTGCACATTAAAAAATAGAAAGAATGTGTATTGACAATAAAGAGAACCGAGGTTTCTCCCCGATTCTCAAAGCATACTAAATTTAATAACATTCAGTGAAGAGAATTACCAGTAACAAAAAGAAGAACAGTAATGAATTATCAAAGTCATTTTTTCTTCTACGTTCTCTACCACCAGCAAACAGGTTGCTCATAATGAACACCTCATTTCAATTATATTAAAGGCTGGACTAGCCTTACTATAAGATATGATAATTAGTAGGCAAGTGTTACTAAAGATGCAATTTAGTTTTATGATTATTATATGAATTAGAGAAGGGAAACTATATGAAAAAAATAAGAGCTATTTATATTGGTGATGTTAGGTTTAGTAATTGCCAAGTGTTTGAATTAAAAGAAAAAAGTTGTTTTGACTTGAGGATTCTTAATATCGATATGAAAAAGAAGAAGTCAAACTAATAAATAAGTAATGAGTACAGAAATTATTAGATATATTATGTGATTATTAGTGAAACTAGGAGACAAAAACATGAGCAAAACTATAATTGATGATATACATGAGTTAATTGATTTGTCCAAAGATGAGTTAGATGAAACTTTTGGAATATTAGTCCTACCATACCTAGATGGCGGACGCTTTGACTATAGAGATATAGTTGAGGTGTCCTTTTTCATTATAGTTGATGAAAGCATTGAGAAAAACAAAAAAAGTTGACGCCTCAATCCCATTATGAGGAGGAGAGCTAGATATGGATGCAAAAGTTATAGAAAATGCATTAAAAGATTATAAGAGAAAAAAATCAATTGTAGAGACAACTTTGGCCAGGATAGAAAATTATAAAAAAGCAATCAACAATCCAGAATCATTTACACATATATTTCTAGGTTCACCTATAGAACTTGGAATGCCTAAGAGTACAGGAAGTAAAATATCGCCAGTAGAGATGGCAGTAACAGATAAAGAAAAAGCCATAGAAATATTAAAACAATGGATTAAAGACGAGCATTCTAGAATATATCCATATCAAATAGAACTAGAGCAGATAGATGGTGCATTAGAAGCCTTAACAATGCAGCAGAGATTCATCATAGAATGCAAATACTTTGAAAATATGTTTTGGAGAGATATTGAAATTAGCTTCAATGATAAATTTAGGCAACAGAATTATATAACATATGAAGGATTAAAGAAGATAAATAAAGAGACGTTAAATCTACTAGCAAAAATATTAGAACCTTATTATATGAGATTCAAAATCATAAAGAGCTAAAAAATACCTAAAAAGCACCTGAAAATTACCTGATTTTTCCCTGCTTTTTATAAATAAATATGTTAGCATGATATTGTAGCAAAATTTAATATAAAGGAAGTAGAAGTGAGCTATTCAGTATCAAAAGAACACAAGGATAAACAGAAATATAAAGAATTAATAATAACTAATTATTGAAATCTCACCTTTTGTCCCTTACAGGTGAGATTTTTTATTTGAGGTGATACCTATGATAAAGGTAAAAGCAAATATTGTGATTATAGATTAGCAAAACCCAGATGGGAGCACATTATTTACACTATCAGGAAACAGGATGGGAATGTAGGCAAAAATATTTGCCCTGGATGCAAAAAAGATGGATTAAGACTAGATTGGGGGAAAGAGATATGAGAATAAAGGATATAATCAAATTTAAAGATACAGAGACATACAGGAAACTTAAAAAGGTAGGTAAGAGGCAGCAAAAGAGAAAAGATAAAGAAATTAAGCTTGGGGATAGGCCAGAGAGATTGATGCAACATGATGCGTATAAAAGAAAAGGAAGAAGAATTAAACAAATAAAGTGGGGATAATACATAAAATTGGGTAATATAAAACGGGGGTTGATATAATGTTTACAAGAGCTATAAGAGAGTTGTACATATTAAGAGATAAGTATAGGGATGATGATGCAACAGTTGAGGCTATTGATAATATAATATTTGAATTATCCACTGGTATATCTATTGTATTGGATATTTTAACTAACTATAACAAAAAAACAAAAAAATATATGAATTAAGTGGATAATCCCTATAGGATCTTTTTTCATGCAACAAATGAGGTGAAAACGTGAAATGTGAAGTTACTAATTACTAGAACATGCTTTTTGGAGTTTAAAGCAAAAGAGGACTATTATATCAGTCCTCTTTAAGCTTTATTATAATTTGGTTATTGATAGCGTCAATCATCTTCTCAATAGGGGAAAATATTACCATCTGAATCTACGAAACCACATTCACGAGCCTCATTTGTACCAATATTTACTGTATAACTTGATATATTCCCATAACTATTTTTTTAGGTGATAGTTTGATTGGTTTTGTTTTCATATTAATCAATCTTTCTTATAAATTTTCAATTATTAAGATAACATATATTTGGGTTGGAGAGGACTTCTCCTTTCCGCAGGGGTTGATATGATACTTCCAAAGTAGACAGTCTAATTAATTAAAGATTAGATTATCTACTCGAAGTTATTTTTTATGCAAAAAATAACGTTATTTCAAACGCTATGATGTTAATAAGGTGATAGTATGGCAAGACCAACCAAAATAGAAAAATACGGACTTCAAGAGAAGGTAATAACGTTAAGAAATAGGGGCAAAACCTATAACGAGATAGCTA includes these proteins:
- a CDS encoding DUF7694 domain-containing protein, with product MRKIEEIRRNGRLQIIEEGMDGMMGYIHLPISKRPLTFVFSWSGEWEHVSVSHRNKIPTWDEMCMVKDIFFEDEEVVAQYHPRKSEYVNIHPYTLHLWRPINKEIPTPPIEFV
- a CDS encoding DUF1064 domain-containing protein: DGIKFDSQKEAEYYCRLKLLKQAGEIKDFGLQPRYVLQPGFEKNGEKFKPITYIADFVIVNNDGTTDVVDIKGVETQIFKIKRKLFEYKYPDLSLKVVK